The genome window GGCTAGGGTAGGGCTAACCCAGCCCAGACCGATTGTTAGTATTTTGCTAATACTGATTTGGCTCATAAACCGCATAGAAGGTCGCATACCGGTTATTGTCAGTTGCTTATCTAAATACCTTACAGTCTTTATTCTTATAAGTTTATGCATTTATATCGTTTCTTGTTTAATAGGTTATTTGGGGAATGATTTGAGAGGAAATCTGAAGTTGTAACAGATAGGAATCATCTCAGAACCTTAGTGTCAATAAAATTTATTTGGAGCCTTCAGAAAAAATCCATTGAAGCCATTGTTGGTACAGAAAAATTATAAGAAACATTCAATATTTTCGATACTTCCAGTAACAAAATTGATTTTCGCAGAATTATTTTATTTAGTTTATCTGAGCGATAATGTGATAGTAAAAATTAAAATTCAAAATGGAAATAGAATAAATATATCTTTATATTTGATAATATGCGATAATATGACATAAATCATTTTCTTTTATTAAATGAAGTTGAAAAATTTTTGATACTCTATAATTTTTGATTTACCTAAAAGTGATGCTGTTTTAATCAAAATATATTTGGAATCAATCTTCTATTTGTTAAATAAAAATCTGTCTTAGATGAGATTAAATTTGCTCATTATTAAGAGAAAAAGTTCAATATAAATTGTAAAAGTTAAAATAATAAAAATTATCAAATATAACTAAATTTTTGACTATAAATTGGAAAAAAACAGAGCGGAATTAGGCTTTTCGGCTTTTAATACCAAATTCAACCATTTCTCGTAATGCCCGTGGGTCAAAGGCATTGGCTAATGCGGTGTCAAAAGTAATTTTGCCGGCTCGATAATGTTCAGCCAGCGCCATATCAAAAGTACAACTACCTTCGGAAATGCTGGAATGAATTGCAGATTGAAGGTGTTCGATTTTGCGTTCGCGGATGAGGTTTCTTACTGCTGGAGTTGCAACCATAATTTCAAAAGTTCCGATGCGACCTCTTCCGGTAGCACGTGGCAATAACCGTTGGGCAAATATGGCTAAAATCGAAATTGAAAATTGGATTCGAATCTGGTCCCGAATCTCCGGCGGAAAGACATCAATAAATCGAGTAACAGTTTCGGCAGCATTGGTTGTATGAAGGGTTCCAATAACCAAATGGCCAGATTCCGCTGCCCAAATTGTGGCTTCAGCAGTGGCTACATCTCTGATTTCGGCAACTAAAATTACATTCGGATTAGACCGTAACCCTTTCATAATGGCTTCGCGAAAAGAAGGAACATCAACACCAACCTCTCTTTGGGTAACAAGTCCTTTTTTATGCTGATGGATAAATTCAATCGGGTCCTCAATTGTCAAGACATGCCGGGGACTTTCTAAAATATAATCGACAAAAGTTGCCTGGGTTGTGGTTTTACCAGAACCAGTTGGTCCAGTAACTAAAATTAA of candidate division WOR-3 bacterium contains these proteins:
- a CDS encoding PilT/PilU family type 4a pilus ATPase, yielding MSDIDYFEELLEECIRRNASDLHLTVGRPPTLRIDGILHPMERKEVLTPEITERFKDITIKNAPQLKDIITEDGGADFALNYKDLARFRVAIYRQKGYYGLALRLIPNKILPFEEIGFLPHQIPRIKALLDRPHGLILVTGPTGSGKTTTQATFVDYILESPRHVLTIEDPIEFIHQHKKGLVTQREVGVDVPSFREAIMKGLRSNPNVILVAEIRDVATAEATIWAAESGHLVIGTLHTTNAAETVTRFIDVFPPEIRDQIRIQFSISILAIFAQRLLPRATGRGRIGTFEIMVATPAVRNLIRERKIEHLQSAIHSSISEGSCTFDMALAEHYRAGKITFDTALANAFDPRALREMVEFGIKSRKA